A stretch of Vannielia litorea DNA encodes these proteins:
- a CDS encoding DUF4198 domain-containing protein, translating into MRLLPLVLALLPALPAVAHEFWISPDAYQVPPGGTLTAEFRVGQEFAGAGYVFVPGRSERFELVTPEGVVELSPRVGDRPALNVPSPAEGLNVAVHQTTPLKVTYTDMDAFRRFLDHKDWDDLEAVHAQRGLPAEVFTETYVRYAKSLMSAGSGAGRDRFVGLDIEIVAVTNPYVDDLGGGMVVDVIYDGAARADAQVEIFEKAPDGEVAVSLMRTDETGRAVFPVKPGHEYLVDSVVIRSTGNDDAEAGPVWHSLWASLTFKVPE; encoded by the coding sequence ATGCGTCTGCTGCCTCTTGTTCTTGCTCTTCTGCCCGCGCTTCCGGCCGTGGCGCATGAGTTCTGGATATCGCCCGACGCCTATCAGGTGCCACCCGGCGGCACGCTAACGGCGGAGTTCAGGGTAGGGCAAGAGTTTGCGGGCGCGGGCTACGTGTTTGTGCCGGGGCGGTCGGAGCGGTTCGAGCTGGTCACGCCGGAGGGGGTGGTGGAGCTTTCTCCCCGGGTGGGCGACCGGCCCGCGCTCAACGTGCCGAGCCCGGCAGAAGGGCTGAACGTGGCGGTGCACCAGACCACGCCGCTGAAGGTGACCTACACCGACATGGACGCCTTCCGGCGGTTTCTTGACCACAAGGACTGGGACGACCTCGAAGCCGTCCATGCGCAGAGGGGCCTGCCTGCCGAGGTCTTCACCGAAACCTATGTGCGCTATGCCAAGAGCCTGATGTCGGCCGGCAGCGGCGCGGGGAGAGACCGGTTCGTGGGCCTCGACATCGAGATCGTGGCGGTCACCAACCCCTATGTCGACGATCTGGGCGGGGGCATGGTGGTGGATGTGATCTACGACGGCGCGGCGCGGGCCGACGCGCAGGTGGAGATCTTCGAAAAGGCGCCGGACGGAGAGGTTGCGGTGTCGCTCATGCGAACCGACGAGACAGGGCGTGCGGTGTTTCCGGTAAAGCCGGGGCACGAATACCTGGTCGATTCGGTCGTGATCCGTTCCACCGGCAATGACGACGCCGAGGCCGGGCCGGTCTGGCACTCGCTCTGGGCCTCGCTCACCTTCAAGGTTCCCGAGTAG
- the mtgA gene encoding monofunctional biosynthetic peptidoglycan transglycosylase, which translates to MARASTAKKGTGKGRKAKAQPPAVRRAWRWFLRRLALVCAVPVVLLLLLVLLYSFVDPPTTHTIWSEKRRLGAVDHQWIGIEEVSPAAVRAVVAAEDANYCLHWGFDVDAIRDALEDGGTRGASTISQQTVKNVFLWQGRSWLRKALEALITPAAEAVWTKRRMLEIYLNIAEFDEGVFGIEAASHHYFGVPPGKLTPMQGALLAGVLPNPKERSASRPSGTQRKRAARIADGAATIAADGRAACFED; encoded by the coding sequence ATGGCGCGGGCGAGCACAGCGAAGAAGGGCACCGGCAAGGGCCGGAAGGCGAAGGCGCAACCGCCTGCGGTGCGCCGGGCGTGGCGCTGGTTCCTGCGCCGTCTGGCCCTGGTCTGCGCCGTTCCGGTGGTGCTGCTCCTGCTTCTGGTGCTGCTCTACAGCTTCGTCGATCCGCCGACGACCCACACGATCTGGTCCGAGAAGCGCCGGCTGGGCGCGGTGGATCACCAGTGGATCGGGATCGAGGAGGTCTCCCCCGCCGCGGTGCGGGCCGTGGTGGCCGCCGAGGATGCCAACTACTGCCTGCATTGGGGTTTCGACGTGGACGCGATCCGCGATGCGCTGGAAGACGGCGGCACCCGGGGCGCCTCGACGATCAGCCAGCAGACAGTGAAGAACGTGTTTCTCTGGCAGGGCCGAAGCTGGCTGCGCAAGGCGCTGGAGGCGCTCATCACCCCGGCCGCCGAGGCGGTCTGGACCAAGCGGCGGATGCTGGAAATCTATCTCAACATCGCCGAGTTCGACGAGGGGGTCTTTGGCATCGAGGCGGCCTCGCACCACTACTTCGGGGTGCCGCCCGGCAAGCTCACGCCGATGCAGGGCGCGCTGCTCGCAGGGGTGCTGCCCAACCCCAAGGAACGCTCGGCGTCGCGGCCCAGCGGCACCCAGCGCAAACGCGCCGCGCGGATCGCCGATGGCGCCGCGACCATCGCCGCCGACGGGCGCGCTGCCTGTTTCGAGGATTGA
- a CDS encoding Hint domain-containing protein produces the protein MPTTYTDQFYTFDPANPPSPGTFVNFSVMDLVDNNDDGDVDRFNGDSVNGSDVTASYPGDTVTIYVTGVGNVTYTGITFYLQNGGRVFTPTDGQTLQDGVFVGSSFVNGQGPLEVEDLGPPCFVTGTQIACLGGLRRVESLEPGDWVKTRDRGHQPIRWIGERRVPGVRNFAPVRIGAGTLGNARDLVVSQQHRILVEGWRAEMYFGETEVLVPAKSLLGHDGVHLAPCREVSYWHILLDHHEILEAEGVPTESFDPCGAFAREDCETRAELEALFPEMMGQPAGPVSRPVMRARDAAALFA, from the coding sequence ATGCCGACGACATATACAGACCAGTTTTACACCTTCGACCCGGCGAACCCGCCGTCACCGGGCACCTTCGTGAACTTCTCGGTCATGGACCTGGTCGACAACAACGACGACGGCGACGTGGACCGCTTCAACGGCGACAGTGTGAACGGCAGCGATGTGACCGCCTCCTATCCGGGCGACACGGTGACGATCTACGTGACCGGCGTGGGCAACGTGACCTACACGGGCATCACCTTCTACCTGCAGAACGGCGGGCGGGTGTTTACGCCCACCGATGGGCAGACGCTCCAGGATGGCGTGTTCGTGGGCAGCTCCTTCGTGAACGGGCAGGGCCCGCTGGAGGTGGAGGACCTTGGCCCGCCCTGTTTTGTGACCGGCACGCAGATTGCCTGCCTGGGCGGGTTGCGCCGGGTCGAGAGCCTCGAGCCGGGCGACTGGGTCAAGACCCGGGATCGCGGCCACCAGCCGATCCGCTGGATCGGGGAGCGCCGGGTGCCGGGGGTGCGCAACTTCGCGCCGGTGCGGATCGGCGCCGGGACGCTGGGCAATGCCCGCGATCTCGTGGTGTCGCAGCAGCACCGCATTCTGGTCGAGGGCTGGCGCGCCGAGATGTATTTTGGCGAGACCGAGGTGCTGGTGCCGGCCAAGAGCCTGCTGGGCCATGACGGCGTGCATCTCGCGCCCTGCCGCGAGGTGAGCTACTGGCACATTCTGCTCGACCACCACGAGATTCTGGAGGCCGAGGGCGTGCCGACCGAGAGCTTTGACCCCTGCGGGGCCTTTGCCCGCGAGGATTGCGAGACAAGGGCCGAGCTCGAGGCGCTCTTTCCCGAGATGATGGGCCAGCCCGCCGGGCCTGTGAGCCGCCCGGTGATGCGGGCGCGCGACGCGGCTGCGCTTTTTGCCTGA
- a CDS encoding DMT family transporter codes for MRPLLGISLTLSAIFFFSIMGALVKAADRIPVGETVFFRAGCALPVIVIWLWMRGDMPGGLKVLSVKSHAVRAIVGSAAMGLGFLGLRYLPLPEVTALRFITPILIVIFAALLLKERVRLLRISAVSVGLVGVLIIMWPRLNLEGGERELIGTAMILTSALMASLAQIFVKAMAAKESTAAIVFYFSGTATVLSLLTIPWGWVWPTPLEWVLLVGAGLTGGAGQILVTSSYRYADASLLAPYTYSSMIWALVLGYFVFAEVPTVQMLAGAALVICAGIFIVWRERKLGKTNAAEGKINATMR; via the coding sequence ATGAGACCCTTACTCGGCATTTCGCTCACTTTGAGCGCCATCTTCTTCTTCTCCATCATGGGCGCCCTGGTAAAGGCGGCGGACCGGATCCCCGTAGGCGAAACCGTGTTTTTCCGGGCGGGATGCGCCCTGCCGGTGATCGTGATCTGGCTTTGGATGAGGGGCGACATGCCGGGTGGGCTCAAGGTGCTGAGTGTCAAGAGCCACGCGGTGCGCGCCATCGTGGGCTCGGCGGCCATGGGCCTCGGCTTTCTGGGCCTGCGCTACCTGCCCCTGCCCGAGGTGACGGCGCTCCGCTTCATCACCCCGATCCTGATCGTGATCTTCGCGGCGCTGCTGCTCAAGGAGCGGGTGCGGCTGCTCCGGATCAGCGCCGTCTCGGTCGGGCTCGTGGGCGTGCTCATCATCATGTGGCCGCGCCTCAACCTGGAGGGCGGCGAGCGCGAGCTCATCGGTACGGCGATGATCCTAACCTCGGCCCTCATGGCCTCGCTGGCACAGATCTTCGTCAAGGCGATGGCCGCCAAGGAGTCGACGGCGGCGATCGTGTTCTACTTCTCGGGCACGGCGACTGTGCTCTCGCTGCTGACAATTCCCTGGGGCTGGGTCTGGCCGACGCCGCTGGAATGGGTGCTTCTGGTGGGCGCGGGGCTCACGGGCGGGGCGGGGCAGATCCTTGTCACTTCCTCATACCGCTACGCCGATGCCTCGTTGCTGGCGCCCTATACCTACAGTTCGATGATCTGGGCGCTGGTGCTGGGCTACTTCGTTTTCGCCGAGGTGCCCACGGTGCAGATGCTGGCCGGGGCCGCGCTGGTGATCTGCGCAGGCATCTTCATCGTCTGGCGCGAGCGCAAACTGGGCAAGACCAACGCGGCTGAAGGCAAGATCAACGCGACAATGCGGTGA
- a CDS encoding MarR family winged helix-turn-helix transcriptional regulator gives MADGPGNPATSESLLFLTDEQLRKGIEAMFFAYRGFTADPDRILGELGYGRAHHRAVHFIHRSPGTTVNNLLSILGVTKQSLNRVLRTLIEDGLVESRVGRQDRRERHLFLTEAGTKLERRLSDAQRDRMRHAFRQAGPDAVIGFRTVLEAMMDPELRHRYTALKEGS, from the coding sequence ATGGCCGACGGCCCCGGAAACCCGGCTACCAGCGAGAGCCTGCTGTTTCTCACCGACGAGCAGCTGCGCAAGGGAATCGAGGCGATGTTCTTTGCCTATCGCGGCTTCACCGCCGACCCCGACCGCATCCTCGGCGAGCTGGGCTATGGCCGGGCGCATCACCGCGCGGTGCATTTCATCCACCGCAGCCCCGGCACCACCGTCAACAACCTGCTCTCCATTCTCGGCGTCACCAAGCAATCGCTCAACCGCGTGCTGCGCACCCTCATCGAGGATGGCCTCGTGGAGAGCCGCGTCGGTCGGCAGGACCGCCGCGAACGCCACCTCTTCCTCACCGAGGCCGGCACCAAGCTCGAGCGGCGGCTCTCCGACGCCCAGCGCGACCGCATGCGCCACGCCTTCCGCCAGGCCGGTCCCGATGCCGTGATTGGCTTTCGCACCGTTCTCGAGGCCATGATGGACCCGGAACTGCGGCACCGGTATACCGCGCTCAAGGAGGGGAGCTGA
- a CDS encoding HupE/UreJ family protein — protein sequence MARTLWQTLRTLAAALLLSTHGSASMAHELNPAVADVTVAPDAVQLVVTLTAEAMLAGIDRTQELDTDDLPEGDLYTQIRRLPSEEMIARFRAEWPALREDFNVLAGDTPVELEITDIRVMAEMPLSVPRDTRVTLIGRLPEGDSPVRVGWKAGFGPLILRQVGGGEDAYSDFLNAGAQSQPLPRTGEVITEGWLPFFGRYIVVGFEHIVPKGLDHILFVLGLFFFSLHLRPLLLQVTAFTLAHTVTLALASLRIVTVPAAIVEPLIAASIVYVAVENILGGRLGWWRIVIVGCFGLLHGLGFASVLGEIGLEPGRFVTGLIGFNIGVELGQLAVIAVAFLTLGYWFGAKPWYRAAIAIPASLGIAAIGAYWVVERTLL from the coding sequence ATGGCACGAACCCTTTGGCAGACATTGAGAACACTGGCCGCCGCGTTGCTGCTGTCAACCCACGGCTCCGCGAGCATGGCCCACGAGCTCAACCCCGCGGTGGCCGATGTGACTGTGGCGCCCGACGCCGTGCAACTGGTAGTGACCCTCACCGCCGAGGCCATGCTGGCCGGCATCGACCGCACCCAGGAGCTCGACACCGACGACCTGCCCGAGGGCGATCTCTACACTCAGATCCGCCGGTTGCCCTCCGAGGAGATGATTGCCCGCTTCCGCGCCGAATGGCCGGCGCTGCGGGAGGATTTCAACGTGCTGGCCGGGGATACGCCGGTGGAGCTGGAGATCACCGACATCCGGGTCATGGCGGAGATGCCGCTCAGCGTGCCGCGCGACACCCGGGTGACCCTGATCGGCCGCCTGCCGGAGGGCGACTCCCCGGTGAGAGTGGGCTGGAAGGCCGGCTTCGGCCCGCTGATTCTGCGCCAGGTCGGCGGCGGCGAGGATGCCTACAGCGATTTCCTCAATGCCGGTGCGCAGAGCCAGCCTCTGCCCCGCACCGGCGAGGTCATCACCGAGGGCTGGCTGCCCTTCTTCGGCCGCTACATCGTGGTGGGATTCGAACACATCGTGCCCAAGGGGCTCGATCACATCCTCTTCGTGCTGGGCCTGTTCTTCTTCTCGCTGCACCTGCGCCCGCTGTTGCTTCAGGTCACCGCCTTCACCCTCGCCCATACCGTCACCCTCGCGCTGGCGAGCCTGAGAATCGTCACTGTTCCGGCTGCGATCGTCGAGCCGCTCATCGCCGCCTCCATCGTCTACGTCGCGGTCGAGAACATCCTCGGCGGCAGGCTGGGCTGGTGGCGCATCGTCATCGTCGGCTGCTTCGGGCTCCTCCACGGGCTCGGCTTTGCCTCGGTGCTGGGCGAGATCGGGCTGGAGCCCGGGCGCTTTGTGACCGGTCTGATCGGCTTCAACATCGGGGTCGAGCTTGGCCAGCTCGCGGTGATCGCCGTGGCCTTCCTGACCCTCGGGTACTGGTTTGGCGCAAAGCCCTGGTATCGCGCGGCCATCGCCATCCCGGCCTCGCTGGGGATCGCCGCCATCGGCGCCTACTGGGTGGTCGAGCGCACGCTGCTTTGA
- a CDS encoding response regulator, with protein MNPVDQCDAHLLIVDDDERIRGLLQKFLLRHGFITTSARDAAHARRLLSGLEFDLIVMDVMMPGETGVELTRALREKLTTPILLLTAKGETEDRIAGLEAGADDYLPKPFEPKELLLRINAILRRVPNEVAVDTGPKVLSLGPVRYDIARGEMWKGEEMVRLTATESALMRIFSAQPGAAVTRNKLVEDLGRDGGQAQERAVDVQITRLRRKIEADPKQPRYLQTVRGEGYMLAPD; from the coding sequence ATGAACCCGGTCGACCAGTGCGACGCACACCTGCTCATCGTCGATGACGACGAGCGCATCCGCGGGCTTCTGCAGAAGTTTCTGCTGCGCCACGGCTTCATCACAACCTCGGCCCGCGACGCCGCCCATGCCCGCCGCCTTCTGTCCGGGCTGGAGTTCGACCTGATCGTGATGGACGTGATGATGCCCGGCGAAACCGGTGTCGAGCTGACCCGCGCGCTGCGCGAAAAGCTGACGACCCCGATCCTGCTGCTCACCGCCAAGGGCGAAACCGAGGATCGCATCGCCGGTCTGGAGGCCGGGGCCGACGACTACCTGCCCAAGCCCTTCGAGCCCAAGGAGCTGCTGCTGCGCATCAATGCCATCCTCCGCCGCGTGCCCAACGAGGTCGCGGTCGATACCGGCCCCAAGGTGCTCTCGCTCGGCCCGGTCCGCTACGATATCGCCCGCGGCGAAATGTGGAAGGGCGAGGAGATGGTGCGCCTGACCGCCACCGAGTCTGCCCTCATGCGGATCTTCTCCGCCCAGCCCGGCGCCGCCGTCACCCGCAACAAGCTGGTCGAGGATCTCGGCCGCGACGGCGGCCAGGCCCAGGAACGCGCGGTGGACGTGCAGATCACCCGGTTGCGGCGCAAGATCGAGGCCGACCCCAAGCAGCCCCGTTACCTGCAAACCGTGCGCGGCGAAGGCTACATGCTGGCGCCGGATTGA
- a CDS encoding polyprenyl synthetase family protein, whose product MTQGLPLALAEARNLAGAAIAGALPEGGTVAEAMRYACAGGKGLRALLVVESARLHGVAAKAGPVAGAIEALHAYSLIHDDLPCMDDDDLRRGQPTVHRKWDEATAVLAGDALQSLAFQLIAEADLPAEARVALVQSLSEAAGVSGMVGGQAADIAAETAEAPLTLPQIEALQAGKTGALITWSALAGPRMAGQDTAGLRHYGDAVGRAFQIFDDILDVEGSAEAVGKAVGKDAARGKATFVSLLGLEPARKRAADLVEEAIAALEPYGQEAETLRELARFVIARRS is encoded by the coding sequence GTGACGCAAGGACTGCCCCTGGCTTTGGCCGAGGCGCGCAATCTGGCCGGCGCGGCGATTGCCGGCGCCTTGCCCGAGGGCGGCACCGTGGCCGAGGCGATGCGCTATGCCTGCGCGGGCGGAAAAGGGCTGCGGGCGCTGCTGGTGGTCGAGTCGGCGCGGCTGCACGGGGTGGCGGCCAAGGCCGGGCCGGTGGCGGGCGCGATCGAGGCGCTGCATGCCTACTCGCTGATCCACGACGACCTGCCCTGCATGGATGACGACGACCTGCGGCGAGGCCAGCCCACGGTGCACCGCAAGTGGGACGAGGCGACGGCGGTGCTGGCGGGCGATGCGCTCCAGTCTCTCGCGTTTCAGCTCATCGCCGAGGCCGACCTGCCGGCCGAGGCCCGGGTTGCGCTGGTGCAGAGCCTGTCGGAGGCTGCGGGTGTGAGTGGCATGGTCGGCGGGCAGGCCGCCGACATTGCCGCCGAAACCGCCGAGGCCCCGCTGACCCTGCCCCAGATCGAGGCGCTTCAGGCCGGAAAGACCGGGGCGCTCATCACCTGGTCGGCGCTCGCGGGGCCGCGCATGGCCGGGCAGGACACCGCAGGGCTGCGACATTATGGCGATGCTGTTGGACGGGCATTTCAAATCTTTGATGACATATTGGATGTAGAAGGCAGTGCCGAAGCCGTTGGCAAGGCCGTCGGCAAGGATGCCGCACGAGGCAAGGCGACCTTCGTGTCGCTCCTCGGGCTGGAGCCCGCGCGGAAACGTGCCGCCGATCTCGTCGAGGAGGCCATCGCGGCGCTGGAGCCCTACGGGCAGGAGGCCGAAACGTTGCGGGAGCTCGCGCGTTTCGTTATTGCCCGCCGGAGTTAG
- the queG gene encoding tRNA epoxyqueuosine(34) reductase QueG, with product MFAARKWGRRVKDAVVARALEEGFSLCRVARAGPLPGVPEGLRAFLAEGRHGEMDWMEKRLEWREDPSALWPEARSVIVLGESYGPEYDPLAGLEARERGLISAYARGRDYHDIVKKRLKRLGRWLIEEFGGEIKVFVDTAPVAEKPLAQAAGLGWQGKHTNLVSREMGSWFFIGSIFTTLDIEPDPAESDHCGGCRRCLDVCPTEAFPAPYQLDARRCISYLTIEHAGPVPEDLRSKLGNRIYGCDDCLAVCPWNKFAVAAADMRYRGGTETDLPALEELAGLDDAAFRARFSGSPIKRIGRARFVRNVLYAIGNSGAGRLRAVAQELCEDEDPVVADAARWAMARLG from the coding sequence ATGTTTGCAGCAAGAAAATGGGGCAGGCGTGTGAAGGACGCGGTCGTGGCGCGCGCGCTGGAGGAGGGATTCTCGCTGTGCCGGGTGGCGCGGGCAGGGCCCTTGCCCGGCGTGCCGGAGGGGCTGCGGGCGTTCCTGGCCGAGGGACGGCACGGGGAGATGGATTGGATGGAAAAGCGCCTGGAGTGGCGCGAGGATCCGTCGGCGCTCTGGCCCGAGGCGCGGAGCGTGATCGTGCTCGGAGAGAGCTACGGGCCGGAGTATGACCCGCTCGCCGGGCTGGAGGCGCGCGAGCGCGGGCTGATCTCGGCCTATGCGCGGGGGCGGGATTACCACGACATCGTCAAGAAGCGGCTGAAGCGGCTGGGGCGCTGGCTGATCGAGGAGTTCGGCGGCGAAATCAAGGTTTTTGTCGATACCGCGCCGGTGGCGGAGAAGCCTTTGGCGCAGGCGGCGGGGCTGGGCTGGCAGGGCAAGCACACCAACCTCGTCAGCCGCGAGATGGGCTCGTGGTTCTTTATCGGGAGCATCTTCACGACGCTGGACATAGAGCCTGATCCGGCGGAATCCGACCATTGCGGCGGGTGCAGGCGGTGCCTTGACGTGTGCCCGACCGAGGCCTTTCCGGCGCCCTATCAGCTCGATGCGCGGCGGTGCATTTCCTACCTGACCATCGAACACGCGGGGCCGGTGCCCGAGGATCTGCGGAGCAAGCTGGGCAACCGGATCTATGGCTGCGACGACTGCCTTGCGGTGTGCCCCTGGAACAAGTTCGCCGTGGCGGCGGCGGACATGCGGTATCGGGGTGGAACAGAGACGGATTTGCCCGCCTTGGAGGAGCTGGCGGGGCTCGATGATGCCGCGTTTCGTGCGCGGTTTTCGGGCTCGCCGATCAAGCGGATCGGGCGGGCGCGGTTTGTGCGCAATGTGCTCTATGCGATTGGAAACAGCGGGGCGGGGCGGCTGAGGGCGGTGGCGCAGGAGTTGTGCGAGGACGAAGATCCGGTGGTGGCGGATGCGGCGCGCTGGGCGATGGCGCGGTTGGGGTGA
- a CDS encoding histone deacetylase family protein — protein sequence MTTALFTHDDCLKHVTPPGHPERVARLEAILEVLEGPDFAALDWHDCPLADRAELLRVHPEAHVAAVERAVASAGDSWASIDADTHVMAGSLQAALRGAGGCVAAVQRVMSGAAQNAFVAARPPGHHAERSTAMGFCLFGNVSIAAKHALDVLGLRRVAVMDFDVHHGNGTQDLLWDETRCLFISTHQSPLYPGTGAQHETGADANVINVPLPPETGSAGFRRVMEAEVLPALDDFAPELLLISAGFDAHRADPLAQMNLVEADFAWATERLCDIAEAHAGGRVVSTLEGGYDLEALAASTAAHVKVLMKRGEG from the coding sequence ATGACCACCGCGCTCTTTACCCATGACGACTGCCTCAAGCATGTCACGCCTCCCGGCCACCCCGAGCGGGTGGCCCGGCTGGAGGCGATCCTCGAGGTGCTCGAAGGCCCTGATTTTGCCGCGCTCGACTGGCACGACTGCCCGCTGGCCGATCGCGCCGAGTTGCTCCGGGTGCACCCCGAGGCGCATGTGGCCGCCGTGGAACGGGCGGTCGCTTCGGCCGGCGATAGCTGGGCCTCTATCGACGCCGATACCCATGTGATGGCCGGCTCGTTGCAGGCTGCGCTCCGGGGCGCGGGGGGCTGCGTGGCGGCGGTGCAGCGGGTGATGAGTGGCGCGGCGCAAAACGCCTTTGTCGCCGCGCGCCCGCCGGGGCACCATGCCGAGAGAAGCACCGCGATGGGCTTCTGCCTGTTCGGAAACGTCTCTATTGCTGCCAAACACGCGCTCGATGTGCTGGGGCTGCGCCGGGTGGCGGTGATGGACTTCGATGTGCATCACGGCAACGGCACGCAGGATCTGCTCTGGGACGAGACGCGCTGTCTCTTCATCTCCACCCATCAGTCACCGCTCTACCCCGGCACCGGGGCACAGCACGAAACCGGGGCCGACGCCAACGTGATCAACGTGCCGCTGCCGCCCGAGACCGGGTCTGCCGGGTTTCGGCGGGTGATGGAGGCCGAGGTGTTGCCCGCGCTCGACGATTTTGCGCCCGAGCTTCTGCTGATTTCCGCCGGGTTCGATGCCCACCGGGCGGATCCGCTGGCGCAGATGAACCTTGTGGAAGCGGATTTTGCATGGGCGACCGAGCGGCTCTGCGATATTGCCGAGGCCCATGCCGGGGGCCGGGTGGTCTCGACCCTCGAGGGCGGATATGATCTGGAGGCGCTGGCCGCGAGCACGGCGGCGCATGTGAAGGTGCTGATGAAGCGGGGCGAAGGATGA
- a CDS encoding exodeoxyribonuclease VII small subunit — translation MSDKPVAEMSFEEAIRELEAVVSRLEGGEVPLEDSIALYQRGSELRARCDALLKAAEEKVAKITTDAEGNAVGTQPMDAD, via the coding sequence ATGAGCGACAAGCCGGTGGCGGAGATGAGCTTCGAAGAGGCGATCCGGGAGCTGGAGGCGGTGGTGAGCCGTCTGGAAGGCGGCGAGGTGCCGCTGGAGGATTCGATTGCCCTCTACCAGCGCGGCTCGGAGCTTCGGGCCAGGTGCGACGCGCTGCTGAAGGCCGCCGAGGAGAAGGTGGCCAAGATCACCACCGACGCCGAGGGCAATGCCGTTGGCACCCAGCCGATGGACGCGGACTGA
- a CDS encoding branched-chain amino acid aminotransferase — MAGAYDDRDGKIWMDGKLVEWRDANVHLLTHGLHYASSVFEGERCYNGKIFESRRHSERLIASAKWLDFEIPYTVDELEAAKYEMLKANGWTDAYVRAVAWRASGEDMGVSARRNPVRVGIAGWEWGNYYGDAKMKGARLDVAKWKRPSPETIPVHAKAAGLYMICTMSKHVAESKGCSDALFMDYRGYVAEATGANIFFVKDGEVHTPKPDCFLNGITRQTVIGMLNDRQIKVHERHIMPEELEGFEQCWLTGTAAEVTPVGEIGDWRFEVGALTRDMSDSYEKLVRA, encoded by the coding sequence ATGGCTGGAGCCTATGACGACCGCGACGGCAAGATCTGGATGGACGGCAAGCTGGTGGAGTGGCGCGACGCCAATGTTCACCTGCTGACCCACGGCCTGCACTATGCCTCGAGCGTGTTCGAGGGCGAGCGCTGCTACAACGGCAAGATCTTCGAGAGCCGCCGCCACAGCGAGCGCCTGATCGCCAGCGCCAAGTGGCTCGACTTTGAAATCCCCTACACGGTCGACGAACTCGAAGCCGCGAAATACGAAATGCTCAAGGCCAACGGCTGGACCGACGCCTACGTGCGGGCGGTGGCCTGGCGCGCCTCCGGCGAAGACATGGGCGTTTCGGCACGGCGCAACCCGGTGCGCGTGGGAATCGCCGGCTGGGAGTGGGGCAACTACTACGGCGACGCCAAGATGAAGGGAGCCAGGCTCGACGTGGCCAAGTGGAAGCGCCCCTCGCCCGAAACCATTCCGGTGCATGCCAAGGCGGCCGGGCTTTACATGATCTGCACCATGAGCAAGCACGTTGCCGAGTCGAAGGGCTGCTCGGACGCGCTGTTCATGGACTATCGAGGCTATGTGGCCGAGGCGACCGGCGCCAACATCTTCTTCGTGAAGGATGGCGAGGTGCACACGCCTAAGCCCGACTGCTTCCTCAACGGGATCACCCGGCAGACCGTGATCGGCATGCTCAATGACCGCCAGATCAAGGTGCACGAGCGGCACATCATGCCCGAGGAGCTGGAAGGCTTCGAGCAGTGCTGGCTGACCGGCACCGCCGCCGAGGTGACCCCGGTGGGCGAAATCGGAGACTGGCGGTTCGAGGTGGGCGCGCTGACCCGCGACATGAGCGACAGCTACGAGAAGCTGGTTCGGGCCTGA
- a CDS encoding glutathione S-transferase family protein has translation MSHRLYHVPLSPFCRKVRLVMAEKRLEVELVEERYWDQEPDFLRRNPAGKVPVLRMNGVMMAESQPICEYLEEKHPEPPLLPRDPEGRYEVRRICAWFDDKFHHEVTANLLYERVNKKVMGQGYPESRNVKAGAKAIKYHLDYMAWLLDQRRWLAGDAMTMADFAAAAHLSSLDYISDVDWNRSENVKDWYAKIKSRPAFRGLLADQVPGFPPPPHYADLDF, from the coding sequence ATGAGCCACCGCCTTTACCACGTGCCGCTGTCACCCTTCTGCCGCAAGGTGCGCCTTGTCATGGCCGAGAAGCGGCTGGAGGTGGAGCTGGTGGAGGAGCGTTACTGGGACCAGGAGCCCGACTTCTTGCGCCGCAACCCGGCCGGCAAGGTGCCGGTGCTGCGGATGAACGGCGTGATGATGGCCGAGAGCCAGCCGATCTGCGAATACCTCGAGGAGAAGCACCCGGAGCCGCCGCTGCTGCCGCGCGACCCCGAGGGGCGCTACGAGGTGCGGCGGATCTGCGCGTGGTTCGACGACAAGTTCCACCACGAGGTCACCGCCAACCTGCTCTACGAGCGGGTGAACAAGAAGGTGATGGGGCAGGGCTACCCGGAGAGCCGCAACGTCAAGGCCGGGGCCAAGGCGATCAAGTATCACCTCGATTACATGGCCTGGCTGCTCGATCAGCGGCGCTGGCTCGCGGGCGACGCGATGACGATGGCCGACTTTGCCGCCGCGGCGCATCTGTCGTCGCTCGATTACATCTCCGACGTGGACTGGAACCGGAGCGAGAACGTGAAGGACTGGTACGCCAAGATCAAGTCGCGGCCCGCGTTCCGTGGCCTGCTGGCCGACCAGGTGCCGGGTTTTCCGCCGCCGCCGCATTATGCCGACCTCGATTTCTGA